One genomic region from Eptesicus fuscus isolate TK198812 chromosome 4, DD_ASM_mEF_20220401, whole genome shotgun sequence encodes:
- the ZNF622 gene encoding cytoplasmic 60S subunit biogenesis factor ZNF622, translated as MATYTCITCRVAFDDPELQRAHYKTDWHRYNLKRKVADMAPVTAEGFQERVRAQRAVAEQESKGTATYCTVCSKKFACLNAYENHLKSRRHVELERKAVNRRVEMMNEKNLEKGLGGDSVDKDAMNAAIQQVIKAQPSPKKAPPAPRKESGGPGAVAEGGREADDRDPAEKPPRLQWFERQAKKLAKQQGEEESEEGDLDGDDWEDIDSDEEMECEDADSMDELEEQDAEEEEAGGGAPLGAISIKDCLFCSHHSSSLMKNVAHMTKIHSFFIPDIEYLSDLKGLIQYLGEKVGVGKICLWCNEKGKSFYSTEAVQAHMNDKSHCKLFTDGDAALEFADFYDFRSSYPDHKEREEPDETEELPSEKTLDYDDETMELILPSGARVGHRSLMRYYKQRFGLSRAVTVAKNQKAVGRVLQQYRALGWTGSTGAALMNKRDMQYVQRMKSKWLLKTGMKNNATKQMHFRAQVMF; from the exons ATGGCGACATACACCTGCATCACCTGCCGGGTGGCGTTCGACGACCCCGAGCTGCAGCGGGCCCACTACAAGACGGATTGGCACCGCTACAACCTGAAGCGGAAGGTGGCCGACATGGCCCCCGTCACCGCCGAGGGCTTCCAGGAGCGCGTGCGGGCGCAGCGGGCCGTGGCGGAGCAGGAGAGCAAGGGCACGGCCACCTACTGCACCGTCTGCAGCAAGAAGTTCGCCTGCTTGAACGCCTACGAAAACCACCTCAAGTCCCGGCGGCAcgtggagctggagaggaaggcgGTGAATCGCAGGGTGGAGATGATGAATGAAAAGAACTTGGAGAAAGGGCTGGGCGGGGACAGTGTTGACAAGGATGCCATGAACGCGGCCATCCAGCAGGTCATCAAGGCCCAGCCGTCTCCCAAGAAGGCCCCTCCAGCGCCTAGGAAGGagtccgggggtcccggggcggtGGCCGAAGGAGGACGGGAGGCAGACGACCGAGACCCGGCCGAGAAACCTCCCCGGTTACAGTGGTTTGAACGGCAGGCGAAGAAGCTGGCAAAGCAGCAGGGCGAGGAAGAGAGTGAGGAGGGGGACCTGGATGGAGACG ATTGGGAAGACATTGATTCTGATGAAGAAATGGAATGTGAAGATGCTGATTCGATGGACGAGTTGGAGGAGCAGgatgcagaggaggaggaggccgggggAGGCGCTCCTCTTGGTGCCATCTCTATAAAGGACTGCTTATTTTGTTCCCATCATTCAAGCTCCCTTATGAAGAATGTGGCTCATATGACTAAAATCCATAGCTTCTTTATTCCTGATATAGAATATCTTTCTGACCTGAAGGGACTGATTCAGTATTTGG GAGAGAAAGTTGGTGTTGGGAAGATTTGCTTATGGTGCAATGAGAAAGGGAAGTCCTTTTACTCCACGGAAGCTGTGCAAGCACACATGAATGACAAAAGCCACTGTAAGCTCTTCACAGATGGTGATGCTGCTTTGGAATTTGCAGACTTCTATGACTTTAG GAGTAGCTACCCAGATCATAAGGAAAGGGAGGAGCCTGATGAGACCGAGGAGTTGCCCTCAGAAAAGACCTTGGATTATGATGATGAAACCATGGAGCTGATTCTACCATCTG GTGCCAGAGTGGGCCATCGCTCCTTGATGAGATACTACAAACAGCGATTTGGCTTGTCAAGAGCTGTGACAGTTGCCAAGAACCAGAAGGCCGTGGGCCGGGTCCTCCAGCAATACAGAGCCCTGGGATGGACTGGCAGCACAG